From Sporocytophaga myxococcoides, the proteins below share one genomic window:
- a CDS encoding DinB family protein produces the protein MIPETELSKLKFPIGPFVSPSDLSTAELDALVKTIEEAPSKYRELAKRLSPSDLAKTYREGSWNVHQLYNHVADIQLVHYFRMKKAITENDYKEITLINIDAWAHTRDNMNSPIDDSLLMFEGIAKRFAFLIRSLTPEQLELSYYHPFRKITLNQKQAIAMAAWHVKHHYAHLLIATGLEE, from the coding sequence ATGATACCCGAAACCGAACTATCCAAACTTAAATTTCCAATAGGTCCATTTGTTTCACCTTCAGACCTGAGTACTGCAGAGCTGGATGCATTAGTAAAAACAATTGAAGAAGCGCCTTCTAAGTATCGTGAACTGGCTAAACGCCTTTCACCTTCAGACCTGGCCAAAACGTATCGTGAAGGCTCCTGGAATGTTCATCAATTATATAATCACGTGGCTGATATTCAATTAGTGCATTATTTCAGAATGAAGAAAGCAATTACTGAAAATGACTATAAGGAAATCACATTGATCAATATAGATGCATGGGCTCACACCCGAGATAACATGAACTCACCTATTGACGATTCCCTGTTGATGTTTGAAGGCATAGCTAAACGCTTTGCTTTTTTAATAAGATCCTTAACTCCTGAGCAACTTGAGTTATCCTATTATCATCCTTTCCGCAAGATCACACTAAACCAGAAACAAGCCATTGCAATGGCTGCGTGGCATGTAAAACATCACTATGCCCATCTTCTGATCGCTACAGGGCTGGAAGAATAA